In one Alnus glutinosa chromosome 14, dhAlnGlut1.1, whole genome shotgun sequence genomic region, the following are encoded:
- the LOC133857500 gene encoding receptor-like protein 52 → MISNEFPRALYNCSNLQYLDLSQNYFFGDIQLMAQLRQLNLGANSFFGNIPTSIGLLIELRSLQLFHIPFSSSFLPEIGNLSNLELLELAYMTRITTTLPLELTRLKKLKYLWVSGSNLVGKILDTIGEMVALEQLDLSKNNLSRKIPSGLFMPKNLSKVYFYKNKLYGEIPRVVEASNIDVNDLSENYLIGTIPDDFERLTKLSGLSLLNNQLFEKIPDSIGHLLGLINLKLFYNNLSGTLPPNLGRYSMLEVFQMASNYRLTGQLPQHLGDNGRLVRVEAFDNNLSGQLPKSLINYNNLIFLNVHNNMFFWKYFLSNNSFMSELPERFSCNLSRLEISYNKVQVKF, encoded by the coding sequence GCTCAGCTTCGCCAGCTCAATCTTGGAGCCAATAGCTTCTTCGGAAACATCCCTACATCAATCGGGCTGTTAATAGAGTTGAGGTCACTTCAGCTTTTCCATATTCCATTTAGCAGTTCTTTCCTGCCAGAAATTGGCAATTTGTCCAATCTCGAACTATTAGAATTGGCCTACATGACGAGGATCACAACAACATTGCCTTTGGAGCTCACAAGGTTGAAGAAATTGAAGTATCTTTGGGTGTCAGGCTCCAATCTGGTAGGAAAAATCCTAGACACGATTGGAGAAATGGTGGCACTGGAGCAATTGGATTTGTCAAAAAACAATCTGAGCAGAAAAATCCCGAGCGGTTTGTTTATGCCGAAGAATTTGAGTAAAGtgtatttttacaaaaacaaattgtatGGGGAGATTCCTCGGGTGGTTGAGGCTTCAAACATAGATGTTAATGATCTCTCTGAGAATTACTTGATCGGGACAATACCCGATGATTTCGAAAGACTCACCAAATTGTCCGGTTTGAGTTTATTGAACAAtcaattatttgaaaaaattccaGATAGCATAGGTCATCTTCTGGGACTGATAAATCTTAAACTATTTTACAATAATTTATCAGGTACTCTACCTCCAAACCTTGGGCGATACTCTATGCTTGAAGTTTTTCAGATGGCGTCCAATTATAGGCTTACTGGCCAGCTACCACAACACTTGGGTGATAATGGAAGGTTGGTACGAGTGGAAGCTTTCGACAACAACCTTAGTGGTCAACTGCCCAAGTCGCTTATAAATTACAATAATTTGATATTTCTTAATGTTCATAATAATATGTTTTTCTGGAAATATTTCTTAAGTAATAATTCATTTATGAGTGAGCTTCCTGAGAGATTCTCATGCAATCTTTCTCGATTAGAAATCAGTTACAACAAGGTTCAGGTAAAATTCTAG